The following coding sequences lie in one Lentilactobacillus sp. SPB1-3 genomic window:
- the nrdE gene encoding class 1b ribonucleoside-diphosphate reductase subunit alpha has product MSLHNLQDVSYFDLNNQINIPVDGQIPLNKDKEALDAFIKENVEPNLVKFDSLKDRFDYLIDNNYYEEAFINKYDFAFIEKLYDYLGQQHFKFKSFMAAYKFYAQYALKTNDNDSYLETFTDRVAANALFFADGDEQLAMDLADEIIHQRYQPATPSFLNAGRENRGEFVSCFLIQSTDDMNTIGRTINSALQLSRIGGGVGINLTNLREAGAPIKHIEGAASGVVPVMKLLEDSFSYSNQLGQRQGAGVVYLSVFHPDIIDFLAAKKENADEKIRLKTLSLGVIVPDKFYELIKNNEDMYLFSPYDVEREYGKPFAYVDITAEYDNLVANESIAKKKIKARDLETEISKLQQESGYPYVINIDTANRVNPIDGQITMSNLCSEILQVQTPSTVDNQQRYSTLGKDISCNLGSTNINNLMQATDFGHSVETMVRALTFITDHSNIDVVPSIQKGNNESHSIGLGAMGLHSFLAKNHMEYGSPESLEFTSAYFMLLNYWSLKASNEIAKERNQTFVGFEKSKYADGTYFDKYLSEDFAPKTDTVAELFTNIPVPTKEDWQTLKEAVMKDGLYHQNRMAVAPNGSISYINDTTASLHPIINRIEERQESKIGKIYYPAPYLSNDTMPYYKSAYDMDMRKVIDIYAAAQEHVDQGMSLTLFMRSTIPAGIYDWKDGRTDKMTTRDLNILRNYAHKKGIKSIYYIRTFTDDQQEVGSNECESCVI; this is encoded by the coding sequence ATGTCCTTACACAATTTGCAGGATGTCTCATACTTCGATTTAAATAATCAAATCAACATTCCAGTTGACGGTCAAATCCCTCTAAATAAAGATAAAGAGGCCCTCGACGCATTTATTAAAGAAAATGTCGAACCTAATTTAGTTAAATTTGATTCCTTAAAAGACCGATTCGATTACTTGATCGATAATAACTATTATGAAGAGGCTTTTATCAATAAGTATGACTTTGCATTCATTGAAAAATTATATGATTATTTAGGCCAACAACATTTTAAGTTCAAGTCATTTATGGCTGCATACAAGTTTTATGCTCAATATGCTTTAAAAACTAATGATAATGACTCATATCTGGAAACCTTCACCGACAGAGTGGCTGCTAATGCCCTCTTCTTTGCTGATGGCGACGAGCAATTAGCTATGGATCTTGCTGATGAAATTATTCATCAACGTTACCAACCTGCTACACCTAGTTTTTTGAATGCTGGTCGGGAAAACCGTGGTGAATTTGTATCATGTTTCCTAATTCAAAGCACCGATGACATGAACACGATTGGTCGAACAATCAACTCCGCCTTACAACTTTCTCGAATCGGTGGTGGTGTTGGAATTAACTTGACCAACCTTCGTGAAGCTGGCGCACCAATCAAGCATATTGAGGGTGCGGCTTCAGGAGTTGTTCCTGTCATGAAGTTATTAGAAGACAGTTTTTCATATTCTAACCAACTTGGCCAACGTCAAGGTGCCGGAGTTGTTTATTTAAGTGTCTTCCATCCTGATATTATTGACTTCTTGGCTGCCAAAAAAGAAAATGCTGATGAAAAAATCAGACTTAAGACCCTTTCACTTGGTGTTATCGTTCCTGATAAATTCTACGAATTGATCAAGAACAATGAAGATATGTACCTATTTAGTCCATACGATGTAGAACGCGAATATGGTAAGCCATTTGCTTACGTTGACATTACTGCTGAATACGATAATTTGGTTGCTAACGAAAGCATTGCCAAGAAAAAAATCAAGGCACGTGATCTTGAAACAGAAATCAGTAAGTTACAACAGGAATCTGGTTATCCTTACGTAATTAATATTGACACTGCTAACCGTGTTAACCCTATCGATGGTCAAATCACTATGAGTAATTTATGTTCTGAAATCCTTCAAGTACAAACACCATCCACTGTTGATAATCAACAACGGTATAGTACACTTGGTAAGGACATCTCATGTAACTTAGGATCAACTAACATTAATAATTTGATGCAAGCAACTGACTTTGGTCACTCTGTTGAGACTATGGTTAGAGCATTAACCTTTATTACTGATCACTCAAACATTGATGTTGTCCCTTCAATTCAAAAGGGTAATAATGAATCTCACTCAATTGGTTTAGGAGCAATGGGTCTTCACAGTTTCCTTGCTAAGAACCATATGGAATACGGTTCTCCCGAATCACTAGAATTTACGAGTGCCTACTTTATGCTTCTTAACTACTGGAGCTTAAAGGCTTCTAACGAAATTGCTAAAGAACGCAACCAAACATTTGTTGGGTTTGAAAAGAGCAAATACGCTGACGGCACTTACTTTGATAAGTACTTATCAGAAGATTTCGCACCAAAGACAGATACAGTAGCTGAATTATTCACCAATATTCCAGTTCCTACTAAAGAAGATTGGCAAACTCTTAAAGAAGCCGTAATGAAGGATGGCCTCTATCATCAAAACAGAATGGCAGTTGCACCTAATGGTTCAATTTCATATATTAACGACACCACTGCCAGCTTGCACCCAATCATCAATCGAATTGAAGAACGACAAGAATCAAAAATCGGTAAAATTTATTATCCAGCACCATATTTATCAAATGACACTATGCCTTACTACAAATCGGCGTATGATATGGATATGAGAAAAGTTATTGATATTTATGCTGCTGCACAGGAACATGTTGACCAAGGAATGAGCTTAACCTTATTCATGCGTTCAACCATCCCTGCAGGCATCTATGATTGGAAAGATGGTCGAACAGACAAGATGACCACTCGTGACTTAAATATTTTAAGAAACTATGCTCATAAAAAAGGAATCAAATCTATCTATTACATTCGGACATTTACTGATGATCAACAAGAAGTCGGCTCAAACGAATGTGAAAGTTGTGTAATTTAG
- the nrdH gene encoding glutaredoxin-like protein NrdH has product MAKITVYSKNNCMQCKMTKRYLTEHNISFEEHNINEQPEYVDYLKQRGFMAVPVVDVDGQQAFSGFRPDQLQSIAN; this is encoded by the coding sequence ATGGCAAAAATCACAGTATACTCAAAAAACAACTGCATGCAATGTAAGATGACTAAGCGTTACCTTACTGAACATAACATCTCTTTTGAAGAACACAACATTAACGAACAACCTGAATACGTTGATTACTTAAAACAACGTGGATTCATGGCCGTTCCTGTTGTTGATGTTGATGGTCAACAAGCTTTTAGTGGATTCCGTCCTGATCAACTTCAGTCAATCGCTAATTAG
- a CDS encoding class I SAM-dependent methyltransferase: MTDNQFYYSEHPDVVSDPQKWNFTLLGNNISFTSDNGVFSKKTVDYGSRVLIDNIDYDKIPQGHILDLGCGYGPIGLAIAKKFPERHVDMVDVNELALSLARQNATDNGITNVNIFTSNVYENVTDQYAAIITNPPVRAGKDVVDSMIAEAKAHLLADGTLTIVLQKKQGAPSAKKLMEKTFGNADILKRDKGYYIVQSINEG; the protein is encoded by the coding sequence ATGACAGATAATCAATTTTACTATTCAGAGCACCCAGATGTTGTCTCTGACCCACAAAAATGGAACTTTACGTTGTTAGGAAACAACATTTCGTTTACTTCAGACAACGGAGTGTTTTCTAAGAAAACAGTGGACTATGGAAGCCGCGTGTTAATCGATAACATTGATTATGATAAGATTCCTCAGGGTCACATTCTGGATTTAGGTTGTGGTTATGGTCCAATCGGACTGGCGATTGCCAAAAAGTTCCCTGAACGGCATGTGGACATGGTTGATGTAAATGAACTTGCTTTGTCACTTGCACGACAGAATGCAACTGACAACGGAATCACTAATGTAAATATTTTTACTAGCAATGTGTATGAAAATGTGACTGATCAGTATGCCGCAATTATCACTAACCCGCCAGTTAGAGCTGGTAAAGACGTGGTTGATAGTATGATTGCAGAAGCAAAAGCGCACTTGCTTGCTGATGGAACATTAACAATTGTTCTGCAAAAAAAGCAGGGCGCACCATCGGCTAAGAAATTGATGGAAAAAACATTTGGAAATGCAGACATTCTGAAACGAGATAAGGGATATTATATCGTTCAAAGTATCAATGAAGGGTAG
- the tadA gene encoding tRNA adenosine(34) deaminase TadA, whose translation MNLEAEQTYFMQQALVEAKKAYLINEVPIGAVVVHDGKIVGRGHNLREWLEDATVHAELVAIQEACRTLNSWRLVDCDLYVTIEPCLMCSGAIINSRISRVFYGAPDLKAGAVNSLYQTLTDSRLNHQVEVFSGLYADKSAQLMKDFFKAARKKRKSVK comes from the coding sequence ATAAATTTGGAAGCTGAACAAACTTATTTTATGCAACAGGCATTAGTTGAAGCGAAAAAAGCTTATTTGATTAATGAAGTGCCCATTGGGGCAGTGGTCGTTCATGATGGCAAAATCGTTGGTAGAGGACATAACCTTCGTGAATGGTTAGAAGATGCTACGGTGCATGCGGAATTGGTAGCCATTCAAGAGGCATGCAGGACATTAAATAGTTGGCGTTTAGTCGATTGTGATTTATATGTAACGATTGAACCATGCCTGATGTGTTCTGGTGCCATCATTAATTCTCGAATCAGTAGAGTATTTTATGGTGCTCCAGATCTAAAAGCTGGCGCAGTTAATTCTTTATATCAGACTTTGACTGATTCACGATTAAATCATCAAGTAGAAGTTTTTTCGGGGCTATATGCAGATAAATCAGCACAGTTGATGAAGGATTTCTTTAAAGCAGCTAGAAAAAAACGAAAATCGGTAAAATAA
- the dnaX gene encoding DNA polymerase III subunit gamma/tau — MSYQALYRVWRPQRFGDLVGQEIITQTLKNALITGQTSHAYLFTGPRGTGKTSAAKIFAKAVNCHFLKDGEPCNECETCKAITDGSLNDVIEIDAASNNGVEEIRDIRDKAKYAPTIADYKVYIIDEVHMLSTGAFNALLKTLEEPPANVIFILATTEPHKIPATIISRTQRFDFKRIKPKTILERMEYILDQKGVTYEEKALKLIAKSAEGGMRDALSILDQAMSYGDNQITYDNALLVTGSVKNNLLLDYLQQVIAGQTKDALSTIQAILDDGKDPKRFVEDLTSTCQDLLLYKQDTEMVEELELGIVDDKFKQLSETISDEQIYGIVEVLNDVLNALRFTTNQDVYLEVLTVKLTHLPAQDNTGQASTAQTSVNQGTDYQDLMDTINSLQNQVADLTKKVSQQPSQTRTVETPVHETKQANATPAAKKSTDAKIELTKIYPILDSATRSKLNQFKQVWPDLMDSLSVTQRAVMHVSTPVAAGTDGVIVSFEYPFLFQKAQSDTDLKDALENGLDRIVGQVPQIVFVPENQWPSIRSDYLAKNGTPETSGSVNQKTTPAADESHTNDSQSSGDDEAPLPPEPANADLNENDLDNEPQNDSQQPNLVVQKAEELFGNEIVDVKND; from the coding sequence ATGAGTTATCAAGCTCTTTACCGGGTATGGCGACCACAACGATTTGGTGATCTAGTTGGTCAAGAAATTATTACTCAAACATTAAAAAATGCGTTAATTACTGGTCAAACGAGCCATGCTTATCTGTTTACTGGTCCTCGAGGAACTGGTAAAACTTCTGCGGCTAAAATTTTTGCAAAAGCAGTTAATTGCCATTTTCTAAAAGATGGTGAGCCCTGCAATGAATGTGAAACTTGTAAGGCCATTACAGATGGTAGTCTAAATGATGTAATTGAGATTGATGCGGCTTCTAATAACGGTGTCGAAGAAATTCGTGACATTCGGGATAAAGCAAAGTACGCTCCAACGATTGCAGATTATAAAGTCTACATTATTGATGAAGTTCATATGCTATCAACTGGAGCATTTAATGCCTTACTAAAAACACTTGAAGAACCACCTGCCAATGTCATTTTTATTTTGGCAACAACTGAACCTCATAAAATTCCTGCTACGATTATTTCTCGGACTCAGCGCTTTGATTTTAAACGAATCAAACCTAAGACGATTCTAGAACGGATGGAATACATTTTAGATCAAAAAGGTGTTACCTATGAGGAAAAGGCTTTGAAGCTAATTGCCAAATCCGCTGAAGGTGGTATGAGGGATGCGCTATCGATCCTTGATCAAGCTATGTCTTATGGTGATAATCAAATCACGTATGACAACGCACTACTGGTAACTGGTAGTGTTAAAAATAATTTATTATTGGACTATTTACAACAAGTGATCGCCGGTCAGACTAAGGATGCATTATCTACGATTCAGGCGATTCTAGATGATGGCAAAGATCCTAAGCGATTTGTTGAAGACTTAACCAGCACATGTCAAGATTTACTACTATATAAGCAAGACACTGAAATGGTGGAAGAACTTGAATTAGGAATCGTTGACGATAAGTTTAAACAACTAAGTGAAACCATCAGTGATGAGCAAATTTATGGCATTGTCGAAGTGTTAAATGATGTCTTAAATGCACTACGGTTTACAACTAATCAAGACGTGTATTTGGAAGTACTTACAGTTAAGCTAACTCATTTGCCAGCACAAGATAATACTGGACAGGCGTCCACGGCTCAAACTTCAGTTAATCAAGGAACTGATTATCAAGATTTGATGGATACAATCAATTCCCTACAAAATCAAGTTGCTGATCTAACGAAGAAAGTTAGTCAACAACCTTCACAGACTCGGACTGTTGAGACTCCAGTTCATGAAACGAAGCAAGCCAATGCAACTCCTGCTGCGAAGAAATCAACTGATGCCAAAATTGAATTAACTAAAATATATCCAATTTTGGATAGTGCTACGCGTAGCAAATTGAATCAATTTAAGCAGGTGTGGCCTGATCTAATGGACTCATTGTCCGTTACCCAACGGGCAGTCATGCATGTATCTACACCAGTAGCTGCAGGAACTGATGGAGTGATTGTTTCGTTTGAATATCCATTCTTATTTCAAAAAGCGCAGTCAGATACTGATTTAAAAGATGCACTGGAAAATGGTCTTGATCGAATTGTTGGTCAAGTTCCACAAATAGTATTCGTCCCCGAGAATCAATGGCCATCTATTCGAAGCGATTATTTAGCTAAGAATGGTACTCCAGAAACGAGCGGTAGTGTTAATCAAAAAACTACTCCAGCTGCAGATGAGAGTCACACCAATGATTCACAGAGCAGTGGGGATGATGAGGCACCTTTACCACCTGAACCAGCAAATGCTGATTTAAATGAAAATGATTTAGATAATGAACCACAAAATGATAGTCAACAACCAAATTTAGTTGTTCAAAAAGCTGAAGAACTTTTTGGCAATGAAATCGTTGACGTTAAAAATGATTAA
- a CDS encoding YbaB/EbfC family nucleoid-associated protein yields the protein MMNGMNMNKMMKQMKKMQQQLADEQENLNQKEFIGQAPDEMVTAIFDGGRTLKDLQIKSEAIDPDDPEMLSDLIIAAVNDGLAKVEKETEQTMGKYTKGIPGL from the coding sequence ATGATGAACGGTATGAACATGAACAAAATGATGAAACAAATGAAAAAGATGCAACAACAACTTGCTGACGAACAAGAAAACTTGAACCAAAAGGAATTTATTGGTCAAGCTCCAGACGAAATGGTTACGGCCATTTTTGATGGCGGTCGTACATTAAAGGATCTTCAAATCAAGAGCGAAGCAATTGATCCAGATGACCCAGAAATGTTATCTGATTTGATTATTGCCGCCGTTAACGATGGTTTAGCAAAGGTTGAAAAAGAAACTGAACAAACCATGGGCAAGTACACTAAGGGAATTCCAGGACTTTAA
- the recR gene encoding recombination mediator RecR, whose translation MQYPEPIAKLIESFMKLPGIGAKTATRLAFYTVDMNKDDVMDFSSALKSTKENLKYCSICGNLTEEDPCEICRDKSRDQTTILVVEQPKDVMVMERIQQYHGLYHVLHGVLSPIEGIGPEDLNVSSLIKRLQKNDQVKEVIVATNATPEGESTAMYLSKLISPSGIKVTRLAHGLSMGADIEYADEMTLFKAVEGRTEI comes from the coding sequence ATGCAATATCCAGAACCTATCGCTAAATTGATCGAAAGCTTTATGAAATTACCAGGTATCGGTGCTAAAACTGCTACTAGATTAGCTTTTTACACGGTGGATATGAACAAAGATGATGTTATGGACTTCTCGTCGGCATTAAAATCTACCAAGGAAAATCTGAAGTATTGTTCAATATGTGGCAATTTAACGGAAGAAGATCCCTGCGAGATCTGTCGAGATAAGTCCCGAGACCAGACAACTATCTTGGTGGTTGAACAACCAAAAGATGTGATGGTTATGGAAAGAATTCAGCAGTACCACGGTTTATACCATGTATTGCATGGGGTACTTTCTCCAATTGAAGGAATCGGTCCCGAAGATTTGAATGTCAGTTCATTAATTAAACGACTACAAAAAAATGATCAGGTTAAAGAAGTGATCGTCGCCACTAACGCAACACCAGAGGGTGAGTCCACTGCTATGTACTTATCAAAATTAATTAGTCCATCCGGAATCAAGGTTACTCGATTAGCTCACGGATTATCCATGGGTGCTGATATTGAGTATGCTGATGAAATGACACTGTTTAAAGCTGTCGAAGGTAGAACAGAGATTTAA
- a CDS encoding YaaL family protein — protein MFFGRSKRKLKADYDRDLLDLINTLKEKWDYAQKTQDAIADADNEIQIETALAKQKYFYIYHEARLRNIKNDHIQPSVINADHSYEHYD, from the coding sequence ATGTTTTTTGGGCGTTCAAAGCGTAAGTTAAAAGCAGATTATGATAGAGATTTATTGGATTTGATCAACACTTTAAAAGAGAAGTGGGATTATGCTCAAAAAACTCAGGATGCAATTGCCGATGCTGACAATGAGATTCAAATTGAAACGGCGTTAGCCAAGCAAAAATATTTTTATATTTATCATGAGGCGCGGTTGCGAAATATCAAGAACGATCACATTCAGCCCTCTGTGATCAATGCCGATCACAGTTATGAACATTATGATTAA
- the tmk gene encoding dTMP kinase — MTGKFITFEGPDGAGKTTVMNNVVAKLVPLLDDQLLVTREPGGNNISEQIRTVILDKKNTEMDARTEALLYAASRRQHLVKTIIPALQAGKLVLCDRFVDSSVAYQGAGRQIGMDAVYQMNQFATENTLPDKTIYFDIPVSVGLDRIAKYRDKDAVDRLDVETKTFHERVHDGYLEIAKKNPDRFIMIDATKPLEEVISETFSVIKREGQNFFKE; from the coding sequence TTGACCGGAAAATTTATTACTTTTGAAGGACCTGATGGTGCCGGAAAAACGACGGTTATGAACAACGTGGTAGCCAAACTGGTTCCGTTACTAGATGATCAATTATTAGTGACTAGAGAACCTGGTGGAAATAATATTTCTGAACAAATAAGAACGGTTATATTAGATAAGAAAAATACGGAAATGGATGCGCGGACGGAAGCTTTGTTATATGCAGCTTCTAGAAGACAACATTTAGTTAAAACTATTATTCCAGCGTTACAAGCTGGTAAATTAGTTCTTTGTGATCGATTTGTGGACAGCTCTGTTGCATACCAAGGCGCTGGTCGGCAAATTGGAATGGACGCGGTTTATCAAATGAATCAATTTGCAACGGAAAATACGTTGCCAGATAAAACAATCTATTTTGACATTCCTGTTAGTGTCGGTTTGGACAGAATTGCTAAGTATCGTGATAAAGATGCCGTTGATAGATTGGATGTAGAAACTAAGACATTTCATGAACGGGTCCATGATGGATATCTTGAAATTGCTAAAAAAAATCCCGATAGGTTTATTATGATCGACGCAACTAAGCCACTTGAAGAAGTAATCAGTGAGACATTTAGTGTCATTAAACGTGAAGGTCAGAATTTTTTTAAGGAGTGA
- a CDS encoding cyclic-di-AMP receptor, whose product MKLIIAIVQDKDANKLRSAFVANEIIATRFSTSGSFLRAGNTTYLVGVDDDKVEKVLELIKETCSSREQFMTPPVSLGGDTSEHAFPIEVQVGGATVMVLPIESFHQF is encoded by the coding sequence ATGAAGTTAATAATTGCAATCGTCCAAGATAAGGATGCTAATAAGTTACGATCAGCATTTGTTGCTAATGAAATTATTGCTACTAGATTTTCTACTTCTGGTAGTTTCTTAAGAGCGGGTAACACTACTTATTTAGTTGGTGTCGATGATGATAAAGTCGAAAAGGTACTGGAACTAATCAAGGAAACTTGTTCGTCAAGAGAACAATTTATGACTCCACCAGTTAGTTTGGGCGGAGATACTTCTGAACATGCCTTTCCAATTGAAGTTCAAGTTGGTGGAGCAACAGTGATGGTGCTTCCAATCGAATCATTTCATCAGTTTTAA
- the holB gene encoding DNA polymerase III subunit delta', giving the protein MAVDVLKVVNERQPQLFGQFMKTIEQKELSHAYLFTGEQGAGEFEVALGIAMRLFCENVQNGYPCGECHECQRILNFDNPDVVIENTDDRSIKVDQIRRIKDEFSKSAVEGNRKVFIISGADRLTSGAANSLLKFIEEPIGDIVTILITENKNLVLPTILSRTQVIEFPHLNREDILDQLTKVGVPPSSVNLMLSLTNDLSEMQTWLKDDWFENIQVAIGQWFKYVIKGDAMAFPFIQTHLLGIINNREEQRIVLAIMVQIFREPLMIKFMGNDIPREFPQFNDSVNAAKDNFSARQLTSSIELLLTMNNSFNGNMNFQNILEETTLKLLDIAKR; this is encoded by the coding sequence TTGGCAGTTGATGTGTTAAAAGTTGTAAATGAACGTCAGCCACAGCTTTTTGGTCAATTTATGAAGACGATTGAGCAAAAAGAACTTTCGCATGCGTATTTATTTACCGGCGAACAGGGTGCTGGAGAATTCGAAGTCGCTTTGGGAATAGCAATGCGGCTTTTTTGTGAAAACGTTCAAAATGGTTACCCCTGTGGCGAATGTCACGAATGTCAAAGAATTCTTAATTTTGATAATCCTGATGTAGTGATTGAGAATACTGACGATCGCAGCATTAAGGTTGATCAAATTCGAAGAATTAAAGATGAATTTTCTAAATCAGCCGTTGAAGGTAATCGAAAAGTATTTATTATTTCTGGTGCCGACCGACTTACATCGGGTGCCGCCAATAGCTTACTGAAATTTATTGAAGAGCCAATTGGAGACATCGTTACTATCTTAATCACTGAGAATAAGAACTTGGTTCTACCCACGATATTATCTCGAACTCAAGTTATTGAATTTCCTCATTTAAATCGAGAGGATATTTTGGATCAATTAACAAAGGTGGGAGTTCCACCTAGTTCAGTTAATTTGATGCTAAGTTTGACCAATGATTTATCTGAGATGCAGACTTGGCTGAAAGATGATTGGTTTGAAAACATTCAAGTAGCGATTGGCCAGTGGTTTAAGTATGTAATTAAAGGGGATGCAATGGCTTTTCCCTTTATTCAAACGCATTTACTAGGAATAATTAACAACCGTGAAGAGCAGCGAATCGTGCTAGCTATCATGGTTCAAATATTTAGAGAACCCCTAATGATTAAATTCATGGGTAATGATATACCCCGAGAATTCCCTCAGTTTAATGACAGCGTTAATGCTGCGAAAGACAACTTTTCTGCTAGACAACTGACTAGTAGCATTGAATTATTGTTGACCATGAACAATAGTTTTAATGGCAACATGAATTTTCAGAATATATTAGAAGAAACTACGTTAAAATTACTTGATATTGCTAAGCGATAG
- a CDS encoding DNA replication initiation control protein YabA: MNPNDLYEKLRDLNHKLNETASEFSELHEEMIHLMEKNAELVIENQNLRERLKTINRKEDDSEDGLSSSRKNLEKLYHEGFHVCNDYYGKRREDGEECIFCTEIIYGRR, from the coding sequence TTGAATCCAAATGATCTTTATGAAAAACTAAGAGACCTAAATCATAAACTTAACGAAACAGCGTCTGAGTTTTCTGAATTACACGAGGAAATGATCCATTTGATGGAAAAAAACGCTGAGTTAGTTATTGAAAATCAAAACCTTAGAGAGCGATTAAAAACAATCAACCGTAAAGAGGATGACTCTGAAGATGGATTGTCTAGTTCTCGAAAGAATTTAGAGAAGTTATATCACGAAGGATTCCATGTATGTAATGATTACTATGGTAAACGTCGTGAAGACGGCGAGGAATGTATTTTCTGTACTGAGATTATTTACGGTCGTCGTTAA
- the rsmI gene encoding 16S rRNA (cytidine(1402)-2'-O)-methyltransferase, with product METQKSFAGNQEFGTLYLVPTPIGNLDDMTFRAINILKEADLIAAEDTRNTAKLLNHFEISTHQESFHEHNSHSKIPELVDKLKSGMTIAQVSDAGMPSISDPGHDLVNACIEQHISVVPLPGANAGITALIASGINPQPFMFYGFLPRKGKEQKDALKDLAQKPETLILYEAPHRLKETLKVLATAFSYQRQAVLCRELTKRHEEFIRGSFSELLEWAQETEIRGEFVIIIDGNDHPTVGVIDSESDALSGLSIKEQVDYFVESGLKVNDAIKKVAKLHGIKKQLIYREYHQLD from the coding sequence TTGGAAACTCAAAAAAGTTTTGCAGGTAACCAAGAATTTGGAACGCTTTATTTAGTTCCAACACCAATTGGTAATCTTGATGACATGACCTTTAGAGCGATTAACATTTTAAAAGAGGCCGATTTAATTGCTGCAGAGGATACGCGCAACACGGCTAAATTGTTAAATCACTTTGAAATCAGTACGCATCAAGAAAGTTTTCACGAACACAATTCACATAGTAAAATTCCTGAACTGGTCGATAAGTTGAAATCTGGCATGACGATTGCACAGGTGTCTGATGCGGGGATGCCGTCAATCAGTGACCCCGGACATGACTTAGTTAATGCGTGTATCGAACAACACATTTCTGTAGTGCCACTACCAGGTGCTAATGCAGGTATCACTGCCTTAATTGCATCCGGAATCAATCCGCAACCATTTATGTTTTATGGCTTTTTACCTAGAAAGGGCAAAGAGCAAAAGGATGCTTTAAAGGATTTGGCACAAAAACCTGAAACTTTGATTCTTTATGAAGCTCCGCATAGATTAAAAGAAACGTTAAAAGTACTAGCGACGGCTTTTTCTTATCAACGACAAGCAGTACTGTGTCGGGAGTTAACCAAACGCCATGAAGAGTTTATCAGAGGATCTTTTTCTGAGTTGCTTGAGTGGGCACAAGAAACTGAAATCCGTGGTGAGTTTGTTATTATTATTGATGGTAACGATCACCCAACTGTTGGTGTGATTGATAGTGAAAGTGATGCTTTATCAGGACTATCAATTAAAGAACAGGTTGATTATTTTGTTGAAAGTGGCCTGAAGGTTAATGACGCAATCAAAAAGGTCGCTAAACTGCACGGTATCAAAAAACAATTAATTTATAGGGAGTACCATCAACTAGATTAG